A single genomic interval of Rhododendron vialii isolate Sample 1 chromosome 3a, ASM3025357v1 harbors:
- the LOC131319454 gene encoding heat stress transcription factor B-3 isoform X2, protein MMMDSGENTSDDNKGSGGGVGSLMEYVMMRKSSPPPFLMKTYMLVEDPATDAVISWNSEGTGFVVWQPAEFARDLLPTLFKHSNFSSFVRQLNTYGFRKAATSRWEFCNDMFRKGERDLLCEIRRRKAWANKPQSAPPPQSLPKESDEDQSPSSTSSSSGYSSLVDENKRLKTENGVLSTELSSMRRKCKELLDLVAMYATASSEREEEEEGEDSDDERPKLFGVRLEVEGGRDRKRKRSAEINGNAARLLLSQSCQ, encoded by the exons ATGATGATGGATTCTGGTGAAAACACTAGTGATGATAATAagggtagtggtggtggtgttggtagTTTGATGGAGTATGTGATGATGAGGAAGTCGTCGCCGCCGCCGTTCTTGATGAAGACGTACATGCTGGTGGAGGATCCGGCGACGGACGCGGTGATATCGTGGAATTCGGAGGGGACGGGATTCGTGGTCTGGCAGCCGGCGGAGTTCGCCAGAGATCTCCTCCCTACGCTCTTCAAGCACAGCAACTTCTCCAGCTTTGTTCGCCAACTCAACACTTAT GGGTTCAGAAAGGCGGCAACAAGCCGGTGGGAGTTCTGCAACGACATGTTCCGCAAAGGCGAAAGAGACCTACTATGCGAAATTCGTCGAAGGAAAGCGTGGGCAAACAAGCCACAGTCGGCACCACCACCCCAATCTCTGCCGAAAGAATCCGACGAGGATCAGAGTCCATCATCAACTTCATCCTCCTCGGGGTACAGTAGCCTCGTGGACGAGAACAAACGACTGAAGACAGAGAATGGGGTGCTGAGCACCGAGCTCTCGAGCATGAGGAGGAAGTGCAAGGAGCTTCTTGACCTAGTGGCGATGTACGCGACGGCAAGCTCGGAgagggaagaggaggaagaaggagaagacAGCGACGACGAGAGGCCAAAGTTGTTTGGAGTGAGGCTGGAAGTTGAAGGAGGTAGAGATAGAAAGAGGAAGAGATCAGCAGAGATTAATGGAAATGCTGCAAGGCTTTTGCTATCTCAGTCATGCCAGTAA
- the LOC131319454 gene encoding heat stress transcription factor B-3 isoform X1 — MMMDSGENTSDDNKGSGGGVGSLMEYVMMRKSSPPPFLMKTYMLVEDPATDAVISWNSEGTGFVVWQPAEFARDLLPTLFKHSNFSSFVRQLNTYVRIHKLLLVQLNTYGFRKAATSRWEFCNDMFRKGERDLLCEIRRRKAWANKPQSAPPPQSLPKESDEDQSPSSTSSSSGYSSLVDENKRLKTENGVLSTELSSMRRKCKELLDLVAMYATASSEREEEEEGEDSDDERPKLFGVRLEVEGGRDRKRKRSAEINGNAARLLLSQSCQ; from the exons ATGATGATGGATTCTGGTGAAAACACTAGTGATGATAATAagggtagtggtggtggtgttggtagTTTGATGGAGTATGTGATGATGAGGAAGTCGTCGCCGCCGCCGTTCTTGATGAAGACGTACATGCTGGTGGAGGATCCGGCGACGGACGCGGTGATATCGTGGAATTCGGAGGGGACGGGATTCGTGGTCTGGCAGCCGGCGGAGTTCGCCAGAGATCTCCTCCCTACGCTCTTCAAGCACAGCAACTTCTCCAGCTTTGTTCGCCAACTCAACACTTATGTACGTATACACAAACTATTACTAGTGCAACTCAACACTTAT GGGTTCAGAAAGGCGGCAACAAGCCGGTGGGAGTTCTGCAACGACATGTTCCGCAAAGGCGAAAGAGACCTACTATGCGAAATTCGTCGAAGGAAAGCGTGGGCAAACAAGCCACAGTCGGCACCACCACCCCAATCTCTGCCGAAAGAATCCGACGAGGATCAGAGTCCATCATCAACTTCATCCTCCTCGGGGTACAGTAGCCTCGTGGACGAGAACAAACGACTGAAGACAGAGAATGGGGTGCTGAGCACCGAGCTCTCGAGCATGAGGAGGAAGTGCAAGGAGCTTCTTGACCTAGTGGCGATGTACGCGACGGCAAGCTCGGAgagggaagaggaggaagaaggagaagacAGCGACGACGAGAGGCCAAAGTTGTTTGGAGTGAGGCTGGAAGTTGAAGGAGGTAGAGATAGAAAGAGGAAGAGATCAGCAGAGATTAATGGAAATGCTGCAAGGCTTTTGCTATCTCAGTCATGCCAGTAA